A window from Apteryx mantelli isolate bAptMan1 chromosome 27, bAptMan1.hap1, whole genome shotgun sequence encodes these proteins:
- the ATP5IF1 gene encoding ATPase inhibitor, mitochondrial, giving the protein MAAAVLRGGLRGAFLAQQQRAWSSGSGADQLGELGKGAGKGGGGGGAIREAGGAFGKKQAAEEERYFREKEREQLAALRKHHEEEIDHHKKEIERLQKEIERHKYKIKKLKDDD; this is encoded by the exons atgGCGGCGGCCGTGCTGCGCGGCGGCCTGCGCGGGGCCTTCCTGGCGCAGCAGCAGCGCGCCTGGAGCTCGGGCTCGGGCGCCGACCag CTCGGCGAGCTGGGCAAAGGCGCCGGGaagggtggcggcggcggcggcgccatccGCGAGGCCGGCGGCGCCTTCGGGAAGAAGCAGGCGGCCGAGGAGGAGCGGTACTTCAG ggagaaggagagggagcagCTCGCTGCCTTAAGGAAACACCATGAGGAAGAGATTGATCATCACAAGAAAGAGATAGAGCGCCTGCAGAAAGAAATTGAGCGCCATAAGTATAAGATCAAGAAGCTTAAAGATGATGACTAA